Part of the Betta splendens chromosome 17, fBetSpl5.4, whole genome shotgun sequence genome, TAGAACAAACCTCAAGAGGACCGACCCACTGGTTTATTTATTCTAACCGAACGAAGCCGTGACAGAAGCCGGAGCGCATTCAGAGGTGGGGGAGTAATCATGTCGTTCTGCTGGGTTTTATCACCACTCCTTGTCAGGAAAGATGAGAAACATACAATCAAAGTGCAACTAAAGTGGGCTGGCGGCAGCACCCGCCTGCTCATTTTGTGTCTGCCTACTTTGTCTCTTTTTGACAACTTAAGCACATAAATTGTTAACATTTTCTTCAAATGCGCAAATGGCTTGAACAGTAATTACTCGTCATAGATttctttttgttaaaaaatataaatagctCTGTGTAAAAAAATATCACTgatgatttttatttctttagtaCAAGTAGAAAAGAAGCAAATCCTTGGAAAATTGTCGAAGTctccaaaaaaggaaaaaaaaaaggcgatGAATTGATGATTTGGGGGCGTCATGGACTTGTGGTACTTTGGGATGAGCTTTGCAGGCAGTCAGTACATTAAAAATGTGTTGGAGGGACAGTGGGCCAACTACTGCTACGTCTGTAGGACCACTTGCAGCATGATTGGCTGTGATCTTCAAGGTGAGTTTTctttctgacctctgaccttacTTTAGAGTCTCTGCCCTAAGGAGATAGTGCTCTCGCAGGACGAACAGGGCTCATTGTCCATATCTTTGTCACCCTTCACTGCTATAAATAGAAAGCAGAGAGAATGGTTTTCACTCCACATCAGCATCTAATGGAGCTTCTAGTTCTCCTGTGTTCGGGATGGTTCCACTTCACTTTGGCCCAGTAGTTCTGCCTCCATTCTGCAGCGTTTGGTCGGCCTCTCTTGTGATGCTGCTTCCGGGTCTCTGTGGAGCAGTGGAGGCTCCAGAGAACCGTTCCTTTCGTGGCTGGTTGTGGAGGACAGGCTGCAGCAGTTGGAGCTGTCTGGAATGGGAGGAGGTGCTTCCGCTAGTGGATGTGAGGGACCATTAGACTGAAGTGACTCTGGTTTGGCTGGATTTGCTGGGGGCAATTGAGCACCGTCTACTGGATGGTTCGAGTTGTGGCTCGTGATACCTGTCAGGAATGGTGAGTGGGTAAATGAATAAAGCACTGAAGCAGCCAAGATGAAAAGTGCAGTAATATATTGGCATATAGTTTTCATTTGGATTTACATTTCTAGCATTTTAACTATAGACACATAAACCTCAAGATGTGGCCAAAAATCACCCCCCTGAACTGTCTCCACTCTCTGTAGTTGTACAGTCTATTTTTTCTATCCTGACAGGTGGAAACATCCTATATCTGTTGCTTGCACTCTTCAGACTTAGCTCACCGTTCTGACTGCTGCTGTCTTCCCTCTCAGAGTGGctagtgctgctgctggaggtggtaGGAGGAGGTGACGTCGCCCTACTGGAAGTTGCGCTCTCTGTCTCATCAAGTAATCTGTCCATGTAGTCTCTgatgacacacagcagcacatagACAGTTAAACACAATCCCAGCTAGTGGTGTGGAGCAAGTACATGTGTTTTCTACAAATGCCTGCAGGCGAATTCTAGATTAACTGTAATACTACTCTGATTGAAGATGACAATACATCAATATTACAACTCTATTAAACaattataatattaaaaaaaaatcagttaaAGGAATTTAATTATTACACAACCAGTTTTTGATATAAAAACTATTTTCAGTTTCActtcaaacataaaaaacatttcttaaagaagaaataatttattttatagttttatattatttatattatttagattttcacaactaaatctaaaaaaataaaataaactcacGTTACACCAGGGTGAAGGTTGTATTTCCTTTTCCCAAGTCTGGTTTGCTGTGCAAAGAAATCATAACGCTCAGACTTCTTCCACATGTAATAAAAGGCCACACATTCTCCTACAGACCTAGTTCTCACCTGAAAGATTTTAATCAGCAGACATGAAATGGCCATTATTAACATTGCCTGAAAAGATAGTCGGTACAATTTCAAATAAAAAGACATTCAAATGACTGACTGGAACTGTGTTAAAGTTATATctactatacagtaaaaacaaaaataggaCGCATCTCAAAACACAAATTACAATCTAACAGCCATGTAACAGCAAACGCAAACATAATTTTGAATAACTAGcataatcaaaacaaaatacaatataaatcaTGTACAGGTCATCATGaaaaaataaactgaactggCAATTCTTACCTTGTTGGCCTGTATTAAATGAAAATCTTTTCCATAAGCTTTAAGTCCCTGTTCAAAGTTTCTACATTCCTCTTCAGTCCAGACAGACAGCTCCTCTGTTAAAGAGACGACTGTTAATTTCACATTAACATATGAATTTGTTTTAGTAACTAAATATatttaacaatttaaaaaatgcaaGTCATATTAGATGTCTACTTACCTCTGGCTGCTTTTACATTAAACCTAAGTCGTCTTAAAGCTTCTTCTGTGTCAAAGTCACATTTCACTAATTCATACAATGCctacaaagacaaaaagaaacaacaacagcataaGAAAAACTTTCAACTGTTATTTACAGTTTGTAGTCCATTGACAAGAAGAATGCTACAAATGATTTTATCTCACCTGTTCATTATCTTTGATATGAGATCCCTCAGGGATTGCATCCACTCCCTTCTCATCCCCCGTTCGCCTCGATGCCTCTGTCAAGAACTCCACAACTTTGTCTTCCGGGAGACACTCTGGGTTCCATAACAACTGGTCATCGTTTTCGTAAACTACAATACAAATTCACAAACTGTCAATGTTCTGAAATGACAAATGGACAAGCTGCAGatgttaaaacacaaacaaaccagctCACCCTTTTCATTGTCTTTATATTTACAGAGGCCAACAGGAGTTTCTGCTTGATACATGGAGCCCACCATAATTTCCTGCGGGGAAAAATGTTTCAGTTTTTACTCAAGCTGTAGAATCAACCTGCTTGGACAGTACAAATACAAGGATTGAATTCAAAACATTTTGATATGAAACTAAAAATGGAGTAAATTGTCAGCATAcatttagattattattattattattattaataataattttcccTAGGAAATGATTTCTCTTTTAAAGTAGTTCGGGATAGTAATCTTGCATGCGCTGTACTGTATTTTAAGGTTCTAACATACCTTTTTCCAATCCTCAGATGGAACAtagtcttcatcttcatcagactcctcctctgcttcgtTACCTGAGATGCAACATAATACATATTTCTAAGGATAATCTCAAATTTTGCACCATTTTCTGACACAAACATAAGCATGTGCAATGCTGAGgtataataaaacataataaaatggCACATACTTTCAAAATACATTAATTTCTGAGGACGAATCAGGTCGGCTGTACCAAGGGACCTGACTGAGCGTGTGCGACCCTCAGAGGTTTTCTGGACCTCGTCGATCTTTGCTGATGAGTTCTTAACACTCTCAACCTAAAAAAAATACCAGTCAACACAGGACAACTTATCAAATGTTTAAAACTCTTATCTCTAACTAGAATCATGTCAAAAAGGGGGGGGGTATGCTGAAATACACAAATTGTCTCAAAAAGTACCTAGTCTTAAACAAAGGCAGCACAGGTTTTAACAGGTATGAACCTGATAGTTTCATAAATTTTcttgttatttacattttaatactgCAAATCACAAACAAGAAACTCAAAACagcatcttcctcatcctcacctcaTTTCTcttcaattcaccagtgcttcTGCTGCTTTCATCATTATCAGGgtcctcttcctcatcatcttcctcatcatcctcttcttcctcaggttcctcctcctcctcttcttcttcatcctcatctgctGGTGAACCTCCCCCATAACCATACAGGCTTAGTAATTCATGAATGGGCATTTCTCCTTCCTGTTATAAAACAAGTGGCAGTGCTTTCTAGCAtttaaaaggaaaatataacatttaaataaataaaacattacatataataataatatatgtgtATAATTTCTTATATTTAAACTCACCCTAGCAAGATCTTCTATCTCATTGGCATTGGTCTCATCTGATGCCTCCAacatttcctcttcctccaatGTGCGTTCATCATCAAAGTCATGGACAAGCATGTCTGCTGATGGGTCAAAATCATGGTCATCGGAACCTGCTGAACCTCCTAAAATAACCCCACAATGAAGATGCAAATTTAGACTGGAGTGAGGGATGCAAACATTTATTCAATATAAATAGGAGCACATTTAATTAGTATATTATTTGTTTAACCTTTCTGATACTGAGGTGAAAAGGAATACTATGTCAAAAATATTAcaactctgttttttttccatttcaataACTACACATGTCATCAaaacgtatatatatatatatatttaaattcttTAAATTTCTAAATACTCAGATGAAAATGCCTTATTTAACAATCAATTCGGGGACTTGAGTGGAGAAACCGCAGGACAAGGAACAAAAGGCAACATAAAAAACTAATAGTATACCTGGGCTCGAATTCCCGAGGGAGGGCTGGAAAACAGATAGGAGGGACATAAAATCAGAGAACAGACCCAGTAGCAAATGTGTCAGTGGATTAATTATCGGTAACGGCTCGTCGCTGTGTGTATGATGCTATATCAAAGTGCTTATTGGAAGGGGACACTGATGGTAGTCCACAAAAAGCGCGCTCGACCTTGTGTCCTAAGTTTTGGCTGCACCgaacaagaaaagaaacaaaaaggactATCACCACTTCATGCGGGGAAAGACTAGGTATTAGGCTTAATGAAGTCCATATCATCAGTTCATCGTCGGTTACCGCCTGCACTCAGTCGCGGATTTCCACAAGAGAGTTCTCACCGAGTTAATTTACTCTCTTGGCTAACTTACATTACAAGTTGCAGGCTAATTCTTATTTTTACGTTTCGCTAACACGTCCTGGTTAGCCCGACATTAACCAGTCCTACAACTAAAACTCATGAAATACATCCAGCCACGGCGCCACTGATAAATATGTAACTGCAGGCGTTATTTTGAAAGCCAAGTATTGTTAAACAAGCCCGCGAAGTAACATTGCTAACGTCGCTACTACCCTACGTCAGGGCTAGCGCAGCTAACCTAGCTAAATCCGAACTTTACTAAACAGGTTTATGGGTAAAACTGGCTGTTTTCTAGCTATGCAAATAGGCGGTTCTTAAGTTCGTGTATTAAATCTTTCATACACAAACGACGTGCGCAATCAACTGAACTAACTATGCTCCAGtataaaatactttttttggaatatttatttcactttctTACCTCCGCCATGTTTGCAATCCTGCAGGGTCACACCAGGGGTCAGGGTAGTTCCCGGATGTAAAGCCCCGCCCACCCGCAGTATGAAGAGCACTACGCTTCACGAGGCAGGGTGCGCTGATATGCAGACATTATTGAAAACATATGATGTCACGGTAAAGCCATAAACAACAACTGACAGACTTCACATATACACAAGATCCAAGATCCATATACATAATTCTTCAAAACAATCAATAACATTCTGTGCAATAGTAAGCGGCAGGTTTATGTGAAATGTGAATAAAtttggaaagtgtgtgtgtgtgtgtgtgtgtgtgtgtgtgtgtgtgtgtgtgtgtgtgtgtgtgtgtgtgtgtgtgtgtgtgtgtgtgtgtgtttgtgtgtgtgtgtgtgtgtgtgtgtgtgtgtgtgcattctcGATAATAATCTCATAAATACATACTACAAAGTAGTTAAAGACATGAGAACATAACAAATaatgcaggtgtgtgttgacagtttattttcttattttcagGATTCATGATTGTTTAAGTacgtgtttatatatatatatatatatatatatatatatatatatatatatatatatatatgtgcagTTTAGGATGTGAAATTACTTGCCCACCCGTGATATTTAGACATGGGTGGAAATGACTATTTCCAAGTCAACTCTATTCCGTGACACAGATTAATCTGACAAGTGAACCTGTTATTGCAGCATTTCGTCTCAGAATCACTGATTTATGTTCCTGATAGCGGCCACACACTCCACCACGTTGCTATGTATAGAGTCATCACCTCACTTTGTTGCAGGAGGGATAAGTAAAGTGATCCATTAGGAAACACTTTGCTAAATCCATGGCAATAAAATCCTTGCAGTTTAGACATAAAAGAGCAGTTATTTCTCTTTAACATTCATGAAAATGTAGTCTATTAGGGATCATCACTGTGGTCTAGATTCCCACACAGATCCTTAGAGGCCTTGGTTACATCCGTCGCTGAAAAGACACAATAGTTACTTAAGATAACGCACCCTGCTTCCTTAGAATTGACCAGGTATAATGTGTGACATCACTGGAGGCTAAACATAAAAGGACAGATGTTCCCTGAGTATCTGCAGAAGAGGTTGTTTAGGTCTTTCTGTATAGTACCTCAACAGCTTGCATCTCCATGAAGTCCCTACTCCTGATTACGCTATTGCTTTGTGCTCTGTCTGTTGCTCAGGTTCAGACACAGGATAACGCAAACACACTGAAGCTGTGTGGCCGGGCATTTGTTCGAGCGTTGGTGTACACTTGTGGAGGATCCAGATGGAGAAGACTGATGTCAGAGGAGGACATTTTGCCAGATGGTCAGTACACAGCGGCTTTAATTTCTTTTAATAATGTTGAGGTTTATTTCATGTCTCTAAAATAAAGATTGATATCTCTTGGCAGGCAACAAGCAGCTAAATGTCCTAAAGAAGACAGAGATGCCAACGATAGATCGTCACTGGCGTGACCAAAACCAGGCCTTGATAGCTGCGTGTTGTCAGACAGGCTGTCGAAGGAGTGACCTGTTCATGCTCTGCTAAAGACATCCTCAGAAACTCTATCTGTCGCCATTATTCCAAAGTTAAATAATAGTAATGTAATTTCCTACCCATGCTGGTATAAAGATATTTTGTGAATCttgtttttaaattgttatGTTCTCAGCTTTTTGATTGGCAAAATAAACAGTatgtaaaaacagtttaaacagcagcagcctttgTATCTGCGAAGAACTGTAACTAaaataaaacctacagtatgCTACTATCAGATAACACGCAAGAGCTGTGGTTCACTCAAAGTAAACGGCAAAGACAGTTGCCACTCCATACAGAGAGCTGTTCTTGATAGAGTAAGAGGCGGAAGTGTCATTAGATGCGTCCCACAGGCATCGGCTGCTGATTTGCATGCTCTGTCCAGTGAGCTGGCCAATGTGGACGAGGACGACTATCTTATATCTGGGGATCATGAGGTCCTTCACACGAGCTCTTATCACCTACAGTATGCAAGTCAAAACAATTAACTTTGATAAGACAGACGTTTTAAGATAACATTTGATATGCAAGTTGTTTTATTTACCTCACATATTGTTTTGGTCATTTTCTGAGACCACTCTACTTCATACTTTTCTTGTTGAAGGTAACTGGTTAGTACGTCCTTCAATATGTCTGTGACAGCAGGTACAGGGAAGCGTTTGTAAGGTCCTGTGGTTCAGAAACTGAAATTCAATAAGTTGTCTCAAACTGAATTAACATATTCCTACCCTTGTCCGGCTGGTATTCTACATGTACCAGTAGATTGTATTAAGATGGACATTTACGTAAAACGTCATGACGGTGGTTAAGTATACAATCAATCACCTGGTGAATTCATCTATAGATCGTCTCTGCTAAAAGAATGTaagaatgtgtttatttacagttaaAGCAGGGGGATAGCACTGAGGCTGGTGCAGAGCATCATTGGGATGAACATTATCTCACCCAACTGGTAGGTGTTCTCCATAGTTACAGCCATACGAGCATTGTCATCATGGTGTCCTAGTTCATCCATGTATGATACCGTACTTACAGAGCTAAAAGACACAATCAAGAAGCAACATGAGAATTTGTGAATAAGAATTATGTGATGATAGATGGAAGTACAATGACAGTTGGTATAACATGTGTTGTGTACTTACTCCTTGGTCTTGCCCGTTGTTTCTTTGCCTCTTCCTCCATGGCCTGCCTCTGAGGGAACCTTCCCtatcctcttctctctcctttgGGACTTGTCTTTAAGAAGGTCAGACATCACAGCTTCCTATTCTTTAGCttgtatctacagtatgaaAATGTAACATTAGCTTGGACATGCATAAACTGAGTAGCAAAGCATAATAGAGTGTACAGTTAGTATAGGTCCATCTCATATCAAACAGACCTGTCTGCAAACAAACTGAGTATGAAAAGCACGTTAGCTAATGCTAGCTAACTGTATTTAAACGAAAAAGGAAACTACCAGCTTCTAGGTAACGACAACGCTAATAGCGTCTGGTCTAGTCTGGGGTCTTGACTTGAAGACATATGATCGTACACATGCAATATTTAAGAGAATCGAATTCGTTTTTACCGATTCCAGGCCTCTCAAACCTAGTAAAACAAAGCAATGCTAGCGGCACTAGGCTTGGCGTTGCTATAGCAACCATAAACCATCAGGCATTGGGAAGGGTTTCCATGGTTACGAGTACGAGGGCGTTAAAGCGACAGAAAATTTCCAGGAGACAGTTGAGAAAACGAACATCAATAGATGTTTAGAGACTTCGATAAAGAAGAAATAGGACAGAGACACGTATCTCACGTTTCCTCTTCTTTATTACCAAGTAAAACAGGTATTACATTATATTTACCTTTTCATAGATTTTCTTTCAAAATCTTTGGATGGGAAATTTACATGAAATGTTTGCATATTCTGTATCTTACACAGGAAAAGGATCAACAAAACActgtagaaaaaataaaattacagaAACCCTCTGATTCTGAGGTCTTTGTGGATGCTCTAAAATAAGGCAAAGGAAAACTTTAGCATAGTCAACAGAAAAACTGtcatagattttttttacaacCAGGCCCAAATTGTGAGTCAACACATTAAAAATGTGGTGTTCAAACATATAGTAATACGTTAGATGTAACATAAAGCCATGAATTGTTTTATGGATGGTAATTaaggtgtgttttgtgtgcaggTCAAACACAGGAGAATGTCAAACACCTATATTAGAAGCATGTAATGGAAATATCAATGAACACATGCCAAATTTATTGACAGTAAGTTTTTGAAGGTGCATCAACAGCAAACAGAGAGCGGAGGCAAAACGTCCCTGCTCTTAGCACGATTATACAATAACACGTATCATATCCTCAATGTAATGGATAAAGTGGTATTGCCTCAGTGAGACCGGTGATGGAGAAATGCAGATTTCATGCGGCACCGTTTGGAGTTATTCATCAACAGTAACACTTGTACGAGAAACCTACATGTAAAACAATAGATGAAGACTTGTGTTGCTGTTACATATTATCTGATGCATTATGAGTGCTGACATCAATAAACCAAgagacagtcacagacacatccaTATGGCCAGAGAAATAAACATAGCTTTTTATGTACACTTTGTACAcatcatattttaaatattgctATTAGAAAATGATATTAACCCGGTggaaaaggaagaaaacaaaacaaaaattaaatagGGACGTGAATAATGCTGTCATTTTGACTATCTTTCCCCAACTACCCTTCTCAAGATCTTTATCAAAAATCACGATCAAAGGAATTGGCCATGTTTTTCAGCAGCATCAAAGGCAAGTCCTACAATCATTAGCCCAGGTCCTTATTTCTAGAACTCACCTTGTCTCCACTATATGGCACGCACACCTGGCTCTGTTATGCATTTTAAGGCCCTTTAAACAATAGTTTTGTTGCATTAACGTAATCATTTCACCTGTtgcagtgaaagcagcagccTCCATTTTTGCAATTTTTGCCTTGTTTCAAAATGTGTCCAGTCCCGCGAACACCAGTCAAGTCAAACTGTGAAAAGTTTGATCTCTCTCAACTACCACTCATAAGTAATTTACCCTCCTATGCTGTGTCCCTGTTCAGATGATCTGCTTATAGCAAAACGCCGTCAGTAGTAATGGAAAAGGCTGCATGTGTAAAAGTACAGCATTATGTGCCTGTTCAATCCTGAGCACGTATAGTACATGCTGAAGATACTGTATTACCACATTGTGAATCTGAGGAAGCAAATATACTTTTGTGCTCTTAAAATTTCTTTAAAAGTTTGAAAGATGCAACAAAAGCTAATAAATAACATCCTGTTGCACAGGTTTGTACACAGTAAATTCAGACGGGAGCTTTTTAAATGTGATCATTATAGATTCTTGGTTACAGTGAAGGAAAGGCATCCAAATGCACAGTTTGGGTTATTTATGAAGTCTAGGACACAGAATACGTTTATTTCctcaaattattttttaaaaatgttataaaatgtAATTCATGTGCTAGTTTTCATTGATCACAGTTTCAAACAACGCAATTGGGATTGAGGCACGGATATAATTTCATGTCAGAGTAGTGCCGTTTGTCATTTGAAACTTAAACTAATTCACTTGAATTTAAAGGCCAATCGAACGACCTGTGACACATCCAAGGCTCGTCTAAACTGCAAAATGAAGTCTGCTCACACAACAAGACGACAGGTCACACGCGGTGAAAGAGTCTGATTTGAGGAGGCAGTGTAAACCAGCTATTACCACATAATATAGAACATAGTAAAAATAACTGCAAATAAAGCTTATGTTATACATTTCCCATCTTTTCCACCTTGTTTAagattgttttaatattatataatctATTCACATTACATACATCACTTACACTGCATTTGCATTGAGAACTGAAAGACAAAAGGAACAGAAATGAATAAGGCTGGATCACTGTTTAAATCCACGAGTATGTTAACAAACACCAGGAGCCGGGAGTTTCCCTACGTTTTACTTCATGTAAGCCAATAAATGGCCTAAGTCCACAAAACTAATGATTAGTATCACCTTGCATAAACTCAGCAGCAGTAATCTTACTGAATACGATGGTATGAAGTGAAATATAATTTCTATGTGTGTtatattttgtttctttgtgattCTCAACCATTAATTCTATCGGTtactaaaaataatgttttaaatgcaaTAAACATGGGATGTATCCAGAGTTTTCACAGTCAAAAGCCACTGATTCTCTTGGTTCCCTTCACAAACAGCTCCACTAATTATCCGCCAAATATTTCCCTGTGAAGTAAAAAGAGCATTTAGTGTTGAGTGCCTACGTCACCAAAGACCGTCAGCCACGTTTCTGACTCTCTGAACTGACCTGCAGCAAACCTCTTCTTGACCAGCGACAGCCGGTAGCCGGTCCCAACCAGCTGGATGTCGCACCCTGACAGAGTGCTCCCCTCGCTGGTGAACTGGACTGTCAGCTGGGTGGGTTTGCAGGGACCCTCTGTCATCTGGAACCGGCCCAGGAGAGCCCCTACACCTGcgaaacacacatacactagTGAGAAAACACACTTACATTTCTTATGGATTACAACTATCAACTAATTCATCCAGTAATCCATGATTATTGGCATGCGTTGGCGAGTTGAAAGAGAGACAAAAGGAAACATACCTCCATTTTCAGATCTCTGGGAGAGACTAGAAATGTTCCACTGTATGGTTTGCTGCTCTGGATTCCTTTATGATACAACAATTATATGTTACAAAGGACATGTTGTGTGATAAGCATTAAATAGGAAGCTAGATCATACTACTATATTATTAATATAGCGTATACTGTAAGAATGAACTCTCACCAGGTGGCAGGTGGGATCATGGCCTGTACTTTGGCTAGGCCTCCATCCACAGGTACTAGGAAGTGAATGTTGTGCAGTGGCACCGGACTGGCCATGGCCTCAGTGTTGTACTTGTAGTCTATTCTAAGGTCGGTGTTGGTGGCGTCGCCTCGCCAGCTCAGTGCCAGGTTCAGAGGAGTGGACTGGATCCCCTCTGCTGACACCTGAGACACAGAACAAGAGTGAAACAGCTGGATGGGTCCAAACAActgaacacacagagacaagacGTGTTTTGGTAATACCTGATATTTGATCATGTCCACATTGTAGTATGTCGCCTGAGGCTTCTGCTCCGCCACTTTCCTCAGATGGCTCATCAGGTTTGGCATATTTACCCAGAACTCCTTGGTGTCTACACTGTCTGTCACAGGGTCACTGAGAAACGAGAGGAAACTATGTGATTCAGGGCAAATCAACATGACGTGAGCTTGTGGTATAATGGAGTATCATTGCATTCCTAccagcacagcagctgtgggTTGGGGAGGACATGCTCCAGCCGGGTGTAGTTGCTGATGGTAAAGGTGAGGACAGGTTGAGTTGGGTGGCTGGCGAAGTGTCTGGTTATGCCTGCAGGGAAGGACAGGACCATCTCCCCCGTGATCTTCACAACACATCTGGGGCAGCGCAAAGGAAAACGTACAAGTGAGGATCACAGTAGAACAGGATCGCTTCATTATGAGAACCTCATAAAGGTTTgaaatgtgtttcctgtgtgtctATTAATCACATTCCAGTAAAAGCTTGGAAGCTTTTAATCCAGGCTGTATCTAAACTGCAGGCGTGAGCATGAGCA contains:
- the LOC114844071 gene encoding relaxin-3-like codes for the protein MRGKTRVTPGVRVVPGCKAPPTRSMKSTTLHEAGCADMQTLLKTYDVTVQTQDNANTLKLCGRAFVRALVYTCGGSRWRRLMSEEDILPDGNKQLNVLKKTEMPTIDRHWRDQNQALIAACCQTGCRRSDLFMLC
- the dynlt5 gene encoding dynein light chain Tctex-type 5; this encodes MSDLLKDKSQRREKRIGKVPSEAGHGGRGKETTGKTKDSVSTVSYMDELGHHDDNARMAVTMENTYQLGPYKRFPVPAVTDILKDVLTSYLQQEKYEVEWSQKMTKTICEVIRARVKDLMIPRYKIVVLVHIGQLTGQSMQISSRCLWDASNDTSASYSIKNSSLYGVATVFAVYFE